One Chrysiogenia bacterium genomic window, GAGGCGATCATCTGGGAAGGCGAGCCCGGCGAGACCAAGCGCATTACCTTCAAGGAACTCCACAAGGAAGTCTGCAAGTTCGCCAACGTGCTCAAGGACAACGGCGTTGCCACCGGCGACCGCGTGGCGCTCTACATGCCCATGATCCCCGAGCTGGCGATCGCCATGCTCGCCTGCGCGCGCATCGGCGCCACGCACTCGATCATCTTCGGCGGTTTCTCGGCCCAGGCCATTGCCGACCGCTGCCACGACGCGGGCGTCTCGGCCATCGTCACCGCCGACGGCGGCTACCGCCGCGGCAAGCCCGTGCCCCTCAAGGACACGGTGGACGAGGCCATCGCCGGCAATGCCGACATCAAGAAGGTCTTCGTCGTGCAGCGCTGCCGCAACGACGTGAAGTGGACCGATGGCCGCGACATCTGGTGGCACGAAGCCATGGCAGAGGCCAGCGAGGATTGCCCGGCCGAGCGCCTGGATGCCAACCACCCGCTGTTCATCCTCTATACGTCGGGAACCACGGGCAAGCCCAAGGGCATCTACCACGGCACGGGCGGGTATCTGACCTACGCCTACACGACGACGAAGTTTATCTTCGACTTGAAGCCCGACGACATCTTCTGGTGCACCGCCGACATCGGCTGGATCACCGGACACAGCTACGTGGTCTACGGTGCGCTGGCCAACGGCGTGACGACCGTGATGTATGAGGGCGCGC contains:
- a CDS encoding AMP-binding protein translates to MSDQSEKIESIMHEARSFAPARQFSKDAHIKTEKAYEREYKRSIDSGDKFWAGAARKLDWFKKWDKELEWNPPVARWFTGGEINACHNCVDRHLATRGDHEAIIWEGEPGETKRITFKELHKEVCKFANVLKDNGVATGDRVALYMPMIPELAIAMLACARIGATHSIIFGGFSAQAIADRCHDAGVSAIVTADGGYRRGKPVPLKDTVDEAIAGNADIKKVFVVQRCRNDVKWTDGRDIWWHEAMAEASEDCPAERLDANHPLFILYTSGTTGKPKGIYHGTGGYLTYAYTTTKFIFDLKPDDIFWCTADIGWITGHSYVVYGALANGVTTVMYEGA